The genomic segment TTCGGGCGGGGAGCTGAGGCAGATCATCAATGAACGCCTGCCAGCGATCGTAGCGTATTTCCCAGCCGTCCTGGCGAATGATGGCTAGCCGTTGCTGGTCATCGAACAATAACCGGAAATTGCCGTCTGGTGCCGGCAGGCCGCGAATCCACCAGGTCAGGCTGTCAATGGGCAGCTGCCAGCCGGTTGCGGCCTGTACCAGCTGTTCCGGGTTCGATGATTGGTAGGTGTCGCCGTTAGCCAGTTGCAGTTCGAGAAATCCCGGTGTTCCGCGCAGGCTGGTGCTGCCCATTCCGAGAAAGGATGATGACAATGCCAGGTCGTATTGCTCGCCTTGCTGTTCCCAGTGATTAATGACGGCGGTGCCGCTATCGGACGGTTGGCGCACCGCCAGTTTCCCGGAAAGCTGCCAGTGGTTGAATTGACCAAGTGTGCGGGAGCGTTCAGCCCAGTTGGCTGGGGGTTGGTCGGTCATGCCTTCCGGGAGTGGTTCCAGCTGAATGGTGGTGCAGCCGCCCAGCACGCCAAGTACCAGCAGGGCGGCGAATAAATTCTTCAACATCAGGAGTTTCCGTTGCCGGTCAGGCGTTGGATGGTTTCAATCAGAATGTCGTGGTCCGGATTCTGTTCCAGGCCTTCTTCCCAGATAATGCGCGCCTGTTCTTCATTTCCGCTGACCCAGAGGGCTTCGCCGTAATGGGCGGCTACTTCCGGGTCCGGGTAGGCGGCCCAGGCGTCGGCCAGGTATTCGAGGGCGGCTTCGGTGTCGCCCTGGCGAAACAGTACCCAGCCCATGCTGTCGAGAATGGCGGGATTGTCCGGGTCCAGGGCCAGTGCCTGTTCAATGTAACTGCGGGCTTCATCCAGGCGCTCGGTACGAATGGTCAGGATATACCCGAGCGCATTCAGCGCCACCGCGTTGTCTGGTTGATTCGATAAGATGGCCCTGAGGTCCTCTTCCGCCAGTTCGGTGTTGCCGAGAGAGTCGTGCAGCATGGCGCGGGCATAACGGATCTGAATATTTTCAGGAAAGGCCTCAAGGGCATGGTTGGCGGCTGCCATGGCGTCTTGTTCGCGCTGCT from the Marinobacter sp. LQ44 genome contains:
- the lolB gene encoding lipoprotein insertase outer membrane protein LolB, producing MLKNLFAALLVLGVLGGCTTIQLEPLPEGMTDQPPANWAERSRTLGQFNHWQLSGKLAVRQPSDSGTAVINHWEQQGEQYDLALSSSFLGMGSTSLRGTPGFLELQLANGDTYQSSNPEQLVQAATGWQLPIDSLTWWIRGLPAPDGNFRLLFDDQQRLAIIRQDGWEIRYDRWQAFIDDLPQLPARITALKDDKRVRVVISDWQRKD